AGCCCGTGAAGCTACCGGTTTAAAAATTGTGACTGAAGTAACCGATGTGACTGCCGTAGATTTGGTAGCCAGTTATGCAGATATGCTGCAAATTGGTGCTAGAAATATGCAAAACTTTCATCTGCTTAAAGCGGTTGGCCGTTCAGGAAAGCCTGTATTATTAAAACGCGGCTTATCAGCAACCATCGAAGAATGGTTGCATGCAGCTGAATATATCGTTAATGAAGGTAATTATGATGTAGTGCTTTGTGAGCGTGGTATCCGCACTTATGAAGAATATACGAGAAATACGCTTGACCTAAGTGCTGTTGGGGCACTAAAACATTTAAGTCATTTGCCGGTCATTGTTGACCCAAGTCATGGAACAGGCAAATGGCATTTGGTTAGACCCATGTCAATGGCTGCTGTTGCAGCTGGCGCAGATGGACTGATGATTGAAGTACATCCGAATCCGGCAGAAGCATTGTCAGATGGACCGCAATCACTTAACCCTACCAACTATATGGCACTCATGCATGACGTGATGAGACTTGCAGAGTTCCTTAAAAGCGAACAAAAGTAAAAGATACCGCCTTTTTAACGAAAAGGCGGTTCTTTTTACATGATAAGTTAAAAGAATTAAACAAAAATGGGAATTCCGTGAATATTCAAGGAAAACTATGCACACACTTATGGCTGTAGCAATAAAA
This portion of the Sporomusaceae bacterium FL31 genome encodes:
- a CDS encoding 3-deoxy-7-phosphoheptulonate synthase yields the protein MVIVMNANATGEQIKRVIGRVHHAGLRTHIVEGEFRTIIGIIGDKKTIMALAIEALDGVEKAVPISSSYKLVSRDFHPQSSVVDVSGIKIGGDSLVVMGGPCAVESREQLMESAEIVKAGGAQFLRGGAYKPRTSPYAFQGLEEEGLIYLAEAREATGLKIVTEVTDVTAVDLVASYADMLQIGARNMQNFHLLKAVGRSGKPVLLKRGLSATIEEWLHAAEYIVNEGNYDVVLCERGIRTYEEYTRNTLDLSAVGALKHLSHLPVIVDPSHGTGKWHLVRPMSMAAVAAGADGLMIEVHPNPAEALSDGPQSLNPTNYMALMHDVMRLAEFLKSEQK